Proteins encoded by one window of Gehongia tenuis:
- a CDS encoding CTP synthase — protein MATKYIFVTGGVVSSLGKGITAASLGRLLKTRGLKVALQKFDPYINVDPGLMSPYQHGEVFVTEGGKETDLDLGHYERFIDVNLANSSSVTAGQIYWMVINKERQGDYKGGTVQVIPHVTNQIKREVFNVSREMESEPDVVITEIGGTVGDIEGQPFLEAIRQIRTEMGAENCLYIHVTLVPYIRASGELKTKPTQHSVKELRSIGIQPDIIVCRSEAPLDDELKRKIGLFCNVQPDCVVQNLDAETLYEIPLLLHKEGLDDIVCRKLKLDCGEADIREWSELVDRHKNLHKKVTIALVGRYIKLRDAYLSDAEALVHGGIANDAEVDIRWIAAQDITPDTVEDILGDCQGILLPSDFSSHGAEGKLLAAEYARKNGLAFLGIGMGMHMALAEYGENVVGIPGIQSAQVDPDTTSPIAKLSRRDADPQDKSLFRLGAEPVKLVPGTRIYEAYGEMDIRERHRCKYELDEETIGRLKGVVISGRQPEKGFIEAVELADHPWFVGVQYEPQFLSRPNRAHPLFREFIAAALKK, from the coding sequence ATGGCTACAAAGTACATCTTCGTGACCGGCGGCGTGGTGTCGTCCCTGGGCAAGGGCATCACCGCGGCATCCTTGGGCCGGCTTCTCAAAACGCGGGGCCTCAAGGTGGCCCTTCAGAAATTTGATCCCTATATCAACGTCGATCCAGGTTTGATGAGTCCCTACCAGCACGGTGAAGTTTTCGTCACCGAGGGCGGCAAGGAGACCGACCTGGATCTTGGTCATTATGAACGATTTATTGATGTAAATCTTGCCAATTCCTCCAGTGTGACCGCGGGCCAGATCTACTGGATGGTCATCAACAAGGAACGGCAGGGGGACTACAAGGGTGGCACCGTTCAGGTGATTCCCCATGTGACCAATCAGATCAAGCGGGAGGTCTTTAACGTCAGCCGGGAAATGGAGTCGGAACCGGACGTGGTGATCACTGAGATCGGCGGCACGGTGGGCGATATCGAGGGACAACCCTTCCTGGAGGCCATCCGCCAGATCCGCACCGAGATGGGCGCGGAGAACTGTCTGTACATCCATGTGACCCTTGTGCCCTATATCCGCGCTTCCGGAGAGCTGAAGACGAAGCCTACCCAGCACTCGGTGAAGGAGCTGCGCAGCATCGGCATTCAGCCGGATATCATCGTGTGCAGGAGCGAGGCGCCGCTGGATGACGAGCTCAAACGGAAGATCGGCCTTTTCTGCAACGTACAGCCCGATTGTGTGGTGCAGAACCTCGATGCAGAGACGCTCTATGAGATTCCGCTTCTTCTGCACAAGGAGGGACTGGATGATATTGTATGCCGCAAGCTGAAGCTGGATTGCGGCGAGGCGGATATTCGGGAATGGTCGGAACTTGTGGACCGCCACAAGAATCTCCATAAGAAGGTCACCATTGCGCTGGTGGGCCGGTACATCAAGCTGCGGGACGCCTATTTGAGTGACGCGGAGGCGCTGGTGCATGGCGGCATCGCCAACGATGCCGAGGTGGACATCCGCTGGATCGCCGCCCAGGATATCACGCCGGACACGGTGGAGGACATTTTGGGAGACTGCCAGGGGATCCTGCTGCCCAGCGATTTCAGCAGCCATGGCGCCGAGGGCAAACTTCTTGCCGCCGAGTATGCGAGGAAAAACGGTCTGGCCTTCCTGGGCATTGGCATGGGAATGCATATGGCGCTGGCGGAGTATGGTGAGAATGTTGTGGGGATTCCCGGCATTCAGTCGGCTCAGGTGGATCCCGATACCACAAGCCCCATTGCAAAGCTTTCCCGCAGGGATGCCGATCCTCAGGACAAGTCGCTGTTCCGGCTGGGCGCCGAGCCGGTGAAGCTGGTACCGGGCACCCGGATCTATGAGGCTTACGGCGAGATGGATATCAGGGAGCGCCACCGCTGCAAGTACGAATTGGATGAGGAAACGATCGGCCGCCTGAAGGGTGTGGTCATCTCCGGAAGGCAGCCGGAGAAGGGCTTTATCGAGGCCGTAGAGCTTGCGGATCACCCGTGGTTTGTGGGCGTGCAGTATGAGCCTCAGTTCCTGTCCCGACCCAATCGTGCCCATCCTTTGTTCCGTGAATTCATTGCTGCGGCACTCAAAAAATAG
- the sleB gene encoding spore cortex-lytic enzyme — translation MRKRVITFALALVCLALLTLEGPSIQAAQNLGWGSTGDKVIELQQKLKQWGYYSGAVDGSYQSGTFSAVQSFQKKNGLTPDGVVGPATAAALGMTLAGSSGGSSGSSTSRGNVSNDVYLLARAIHGEARGESYTGKVAVGAVIMNRVKSSKFPNTIAGVVYQPGAFTAVSDGQINLAPDSESLRAAQDAINGWDPTGGALYYYNPAKTTNSWIWSRPVIATIGQHRFSL, via the coding sequence ATGCGAAAACGAGTGATAACCTTTGCCCTTGCGCTGGTTTGTCTGGCCCTGCTGACCCTGGAGGGTCCCAGTATCCAGGCGGCGCAGAACCTCGGATGGGGTTCCACCGGCGACAAGGTGATTGAACTGCAGCAAAAGCTCAAGCAATGGGGCTACTACAGCGGAGCCGTGGACGGCTCCTACCAAAGCGGGACTTTCAGCGCGGTGCAGAGCTTTCAAAAGAAGAACGGCCTCACGCCCGACGGCGTTGTGGGTCCAGCTACGGCGGCGGCTCTGGGAATGACCCTGGCAGGGAGCTCCGGAGGCTCCTCCGGATCATCCACCAGCCGCGGCAACGTGAGCAACGACGTTTACCTTCTGGCGCGGGCGATTCACGGTGAAGCCAGAGGCGAGAGCTACACAGGCAAGGTGGCTGTGGGCGCGGTGATCATGAACCGGGTCAAGTCCTCCAAATTTCCCAACACCATTGCGGGGGTGGTTTACCAGCCGGGTGCCTTCACCGCCGTATCCGATGGCCAGATCAATCTGGCCCCGGACAGCGAGTCCCTCCGTGCGGCCCAGGACGCCATCAACGGCTGGGATCCAACGGGCGGTGCGCTGTACTATTACAATCCGGCCAAGACCACCAATTCATGGATCTGGTCGAGGCCCGTGATCGCTACCATAGGGCAGCATCGTTTCTCGCTGTAG
- a CDS encoding DUF3794 and LysM peptidoglycan-binding domain-containing protein: MGMDLRQDTVSLRQMVGRTCSQAVVEGEVALPDDRPDMERMLLCDARMVVSSVELLQNKVMVNGTVTFSNVYLSTQGRVECMTNTFGFSHSVDVEGAAPKMMVRVAPVIEHIQCERLSGRRGTVQAVVNLCVMVWNPKQVQFYVPGGDAEVEVATQPMKWPSYISEGSTHAVIREEMELSAAQPPADTVLLSKIHCKDLMPVTLDGRVEAQGEMVLQAAYATGDEEVPVAETEQNIPIQVAVDIPEAREGQQAEMWIEVEDIYIQPLENAAGERTILRAEISIKAQACLWDQVESDVVTDAYSPAHMTQPVYNTYTVEQPAASQQQTVMVKAELMAPASSPPMGRVLEVKVLPSVTSAQKENGQLTVDGVLEGEVLYLPSDSSGLSSFVAQAPFRLELPEGEELTDQRLLVDHVSQSLIAPDSLEVRAAMSLDVETQRPDQYQVLTDLEVSEDEPERVTGMIIHFAKDGETVWDIAKNYYIAQDEVLHYNPELPEHLTEGERVILYLRKDQSA; encoded by the coding sequence ATGGGAATGGATTTGAGGCAGGATACGGTGAGTCTTCGGCAGATGGTGGGCAGAACGTGTTCCCAGGCGGTGGTGGAAGGCGAGGTTGCGCTGCCCGATGACCGGCCGGATATGGAGCGCATGCTGCTATGCGACGCCAGAATGGTGGTCAGCTCCGTGGAGCTCTTGCAAAATAAAGTGATGGTCAACGGTACGGTGACCTTCTCCAACGTTTATCTATCCACCCAGGGACGGGTGGAGTGCATGACCAACACCTTTGGGTTCTCCCATTCGGTGGATGTGGAGGGCGCCGCGCCCAAGATGATGGTGCGGGTTGCTCCGGTGATCGAACACATTCAGTGTGAACGGCTGTCCGGACGCCGGGGTACGGTGCAGGCGGTGGTCAACCTCTGCGTGATGGTATGGAATCCGAAACAGGTGCAGTTCTATGTGCCCGGCGGAGACGCGGAGGTGGAGGTGGCCACCCAGCCCATGAAATGGCCCTCGTATATCAGTGAGGGAAGCACCCATGCGGTGATCCGGGAGGAAATGGAACTGTCCGCCGCCCAGCCGCCTGCGGATACGGTGCTGCTGTCCAAAATTCACTGCAAGGATCTGATGCCCGTTACGCTGGACGGCCGGGTGGAAGCTCAGGGTGAAATGGTGCTGCAGGCCGCCTATGCCACCGGGGATGAGGAGGTCCCCGTGGCTGAAACCGAGCAGAATATTCCGATTCAGGTCGCGGTGGATATTCCGGAGGCCCGGGAGGGACAGCAGGCGGAAATGTGGATTGAGGTGGAGGACATCTATATCCAGCCGCTGGAAAACGCTGCCGGTGAACGGACCATTCTCCGGGCGGAGATTTCCATCAAAGCGCAGGCCTGCCTGTGGGATCAGGTGGAGTCCGATGTGGTGACCGACGCTTATTCGCCGGCCCATATGACCCAGCCCGTCTATAATACCTACACGGTGGAACAGCCGGCGGCATCTCAGCAGCAGACGGTGATGGTGAAGGCGGAGCTTATGGCACCGGCGTCCTCACCGCCCATGGGACGGGTGCTGGAGGTGAAAGTGCTCCCTTCGGTAACCTCGGCTCAAAAGGAGAACGGCCAGCTGACAGTGGACGGCGTATTGGAGGGCGAGGTGCTCTATCTTCCCTCGGACAGCAGCGGTCTCAGCAGTTTTGTGGCCCAGGCGCCCTTCAGGCTGGAGCTTCCTGAGGGCGAGGAACTGACCGACCAAAGACTCCTTGTGGATCATGTGAGTCAGTCCCTCATAGCTCCCGATTCGCTGGAAGTGAGGGCGGCCATGAGTCTGGATGTGGAGACCCAAAGGCCCGATCAGTATCAGGTGCTCACCGATCTCGAGGTGAGCGAGGATGAACCGGAGCGGGTGACGGGCATGATCATCCATTTCGCCAAGGACGGCGAGACGGTGTGGGACATCGCCAAGAATTACTACATCGCTCAGGACGAGGTTCTCCATTACAATCCGGAGCTGCCGGAACATCTTACTGAGGGTGAGCGGGTTATTCTGTATCTGCGGAAGGATCAAAGCGCATAA
- the ypeB gene encoding germination protein YpeB, translated as MKKMTWVFWVLAILAIGGVAFGISGHVNQQAYHQELRNIHEKSFYELVDNLDNLEVKLAKLSVIQSKEQSALLLNDVYRQADGASQALSQLPVSHVALSDTLNFLNQLGDFTRILGEKRAENIPLTVEEEQTLTELRNTCGDLSGRLTALSANLDELDFEMARADTFYQTSDSFMGEKDTEPSIDYPTLIYDGPFSDAMQNKTPEGLSGEEIGEEEAKSIAARFLGVDEDRLVPQDGTTGQIPSFCFGTVDKGSKYAYVAKFGGQVVLMMKDRPEGDEHISLEDAASRAQAFLKKQGYPEVQMAYSQRYGGAALINFVPTERNIRIYPDLIKVKVSLSDGSIVGFDAQSYYTSHKERDIPVPALKQLDAQKLIKEGFEFKSAHLALVPKDGQEVLCWEFEGSYDRDQFIIYINAQTGAEENIFKVIDTGDGSLVV; from the coding sequence ATGAAGAAAATGACTTGGGTTTTCTGGGTGCTGGCCATTCTCGCCATCGGCGGCGTGGCCTTTGGCATCAGCGGGCATGTGAATCAACAGGCCTATCATCAAGAACTGCGAAATATCCATGAAAAATCCTTCTATGAGCTGGTGGATAACCTGGACAACTTGGAAGTGAAACTGGCCAAGCTTTCCGTCATTCAGTCGAAGGAACAAAGTGCTCTGCTGCTGAATGATGTGTACCGTCAGGCGGACGGTGCGTCTCAAGCGCTCTCCCAGCTGCCCGTGTCCCATGTGGCACTGTCGGATACGCTGAATTTCCTCAATCAGCTGGGGGATTTTACCCGCATTCTTGGTGAGAAGCGGGCGGAAAATATTCCTTTGACCGTGGAGGAGGAACAGACCCTGACGGAGCTCAGAAACACCTGCGGCGACCTGAGCGGACGGCTCACCGCCCTTTCGGCAAATTTGGATGAACTGGATTTTGAGATGGCCAGGGCGGACACCTTCTATCAGACCTCCGATTCCTTCATGGGCGAGAAGGACACCGAGCCCAGCATTGATTATCCTACCCTCATCTACGACGGCCCCTTCTCCGACGCCATGCAGAACAAGACGCCGGAAGGACTGTCGGGGGAGGAAATCGGCGAGGAGGAGGCAAAGAGCATTGCCGCCCGGTTCCTGGGGGTGGACGAGGATCGGCTGGTGCCGCAGGACGGCACGACGGGTCAGATCCCAAGCTTCTGCTTCGGCACGGTTGATAAAGGCTCCAAATATGCCTATGTAGCCAAATTCGGAGGTCAGGTGGTCCTGATGATGAAGGATCGGCCGGAGGGGGACGAACACATTTCCCTGGAGGATGCGGCGAGCCGGGCACAGGCTTTCTTGAAAAAACAGGGCTATCCCGAGGTGCAGATGGCATACAGCCAGCGCTATGGCGGAGCCGCGCTCATCAATTTTGTACCCACGGAACGGAACATCCGCATCTATCCCGACCTCATCAAGGTCAAGGTATCCCTGAGCGATGGGAGCATCGTGGGCTTCGATGCCCAAAGCTATTACACGTCCCATAAGGAAAGGGATATTCCCGTGCCGGCCCTTAAACAGCTGGACGCACAAAAGCTCATCAAAGAGGGGTTTGAATTTAAGAGCGCTCATCTTGCCCTCGTTCCCAAAGATGGTCAGGAGGTTCTGTGCTGGGAATTTGAGGGAAGCTATGACCGGGATCAGTTTATCATCTATATCAACGCCCAAACCGGTGCGGAGGAGAATATCTTTAAGGTGATCGATACCGGAGACGGCAGCCTGGTGGTGTAA
- a CDS encoding 4-(cytidine 5'-diphospho)-2-C-methyl-D-erythritol kinase yields the protein MKITLMARAKINWSIDVLGRREDGYHLLDMVMQSIGLWDVLTLESAREDTFCVAGRPVPANGDNLVLKAVALMREASGVSEGVAAELTKTIPVAAGLGGGSADAAAALVGLNRLWKLKYSQERLCELGGRLGADVPFMIRGGLCRAQGVGDELTPLSGGGAFHLVLLKPRKGVSTRLSYGRLRLDRLGRRPRTEALVEALKRGESRRIPELWGNGLEPGSAELCPDILKAKAALVNAGAMGALMCGSGSTVLGLFENGEQARKSAQELRKDWGFSRAVRTQSRGVTVMDEQ from the coding sequence ATGAAAATCACACTCATGGCAAGAGCCAAGATCAACTGGTCCATTGATGTTTTGGGCAGACGGGAGGACGGCTATCACCTGCTGGATATGGTGATGCAGTCCATTGGGCTTTGGGATGTTTTGACGCTAGAATCCGCCAGGGAGGATACGTTTTGCGTGGCGGGCCGTCCGGTTCCAGCAAATGGGGATAATCTGGTGCTGAAGGCGGTGGCGCTCATGCGGGAAGCCTCCGGCGTTTCGGAGGGGGTGGCCGCGGAACTCACCAAGACGATTCCTGTGGCGGCGGGCCTTGGCGGCGGCAGCGCCGATGCCGCCGCCGCCCTGGTGGGTTTGAACCGGCTGTGGAAGCTGAAATACAGTCAAGAAAGGCTCTGCGAACTGGGCGGAAGGCTGGGCGCCGACGTGCCCTTCATGATTCGGGGCGGGCTGTGCCGGGCCCAGGGCGTGGGGGATGAGCTGACGCCGCTGTCCGGCGGAGGCGCCTTCCATCTGGTGCTGTTAAAGCCAAGGAAGGGCGTTTCCACGCGGCTGTCCTATGGCAGGCTCAGGCTGGACAGGCTGGGCCGGCGCCCTCGGACGGAGGCGCTGGTGGAGGCGCTGAAAAGGGGCGAAAGCCGCCGCATTCCGGAGCTTTGGGGCAACGGCCTTGAGCCGGGCTCGGCGGAGCTGTGCCCGGACATCCTGAAAGCCAAGGCCGCCCTTGTCAATGCCGGAGCGATGGGCGCGCTCATGTGCGGCAGCGGAAGCACGGTGCTGGGTCTTTTTGAAAATGGTGAGCAGGCGAGGAAATCCGCCCAGGAGCTTCGGAAGGACTGGGGCTTTTCACGGGCGGTGCGCACCCAGAGCCGAGGCGTGACAGTGATGGATGAACAATGA
- the spoIIR gene encoding stage II sporulation protein R, producing MKRVILCAAVLVAVLFFSSASGSAVYPALRLHVIANSDTQLDQEVKLKIRDEILKTYTPLFSADATRSECRDILAGSLDEVEAIASGVLEEEGMDMPVAASLAVERFPARVYGETLYPQGRYEALRVVVGEGSGRNWWCVMFPPLCVVDTSGKDEPKLGPPAELMGDGSGEKEKMEVHSRIWDWLFKP from the coding sequence GTGAAACGTGTGATTTTATGTGCGGCGGTCCTGGTGGCCGTGCTCTTTTTCAGCAGTGCGTCCGGCTCCGCCGTTTATCCGGCTTTAAGACTGCATGTCATTGCCAACAGCGATACCCAGCTGGATCAGGAGGTTAAGCTCAAAATTCGGGATGAGATTTTAAAAACCTACACGCCTCTTTTCAGCGCTGATGCCACAAGAAGTGAATGCCGGGACATCCTTGCCGGCTCTTTGGATGAGGTGGAAGCGATCGCAAGCGGGGTGCTCGAGGAGGAGGGCATGGATATGCCCGTGGCGGCAAGCCTGGCCGTGGAACGGTTTCCGGCCCGGGTATATGGCGAGACGCTGTATCCTCAAGGGCGTTATGAGGCCTTGCGGGTGGTGGTCGGCGAGGGAAGCGGCCGCAATTGGTGGTGCGTCATGTTTCCGCCCCTATGCGTCGTGGATACATCCGGCAAGGATGAGCCAAAGCTGGGCCCTCCGGCAGAGCTGATGGGGGACGGCAGCGGAGAGAAAGAAAAAATGGAAGTGCACAGCCGCATTTGGGATTGGCTCTTTAAACCATAA
- the rho gene encoding transcription termination factor Rho: MNIKDLRVKAREVGVNAPTRLKKDDLVEAILTIAEKPKTQEPAEKRAKPRSPRPAAKSSAKTKVEQNEAAAPKRKAPAAERQTQGNVQLEAKKPAPRMGFMGPPPQQQVQLTATHGYVPRRYQQRGQPNAGGGQSGVRNDQEEQRTGYQPRFKRNEGSYNKEYGTYNPAVPELLNGGECGDAEGILDIHAEGYGFLRSDNYLPGSRDVYVSIAQIRRFSLRTGDWVKGKTRPVKEGERFLAMLYITEINGEPPEAANRRIHFEDLTPVYPDERYTLENDNSSKDLAIRLIDIIAPIGKGQRGLIVAPPKAGKTTLLKKIANSISKNYPDSHLIVLLIDERPEEVTDMQRSIEGEVIYSTFDELPEHHTRVAEMVLERAQRLVEHKKDVVVLLDSITRLARAYNLTVPMSGRTLSGGLDPAALHKPKRFFGAARNIEGGGSLTIIATALVETGSRMDEIIFEEFKGTGNMEIHLDRKLSEKRVFPAIDLNKSGTRREELLLSQKQLEGVFTMRRLLSGNNSQESMEQLISMLAKTGNNDEFFDRLQGWLNIWEKQGYSAGR; this comes from the coding sequence ATGAACATTAAAGATTTGAGGGTTAAGGCCCGGGAAGTCGGCGTGAACGCTCCCACCCGTTTGAAAAAGGACGATTTGGTGGAAGCGATTTTGACGATTGCGGAAAAGCCCAAGACTCAGGAACCTGCGGAGAAACGGGCTAAGCCCCGAAGCCCGAGGCCGGCGGCGAAAAGCTCTGCCAAGACGAAAGTTGAGCAGAATGAAGCTGCAGCGCCAAAACGGAAGGCGCCGGCCGCGGAGCGCCAGACCCAGGGAAACGTTCAGCTGGAGGCGAAGAAGCCCGCTCCCAGAATGGGTTTTATGGGACCGCCGCCCCAACAGCAGGTTCAGCTTACGGCAACCCATGGCTATGTGCCGAGACGATATCAACAGCGCGGCCAGCCCAATGCAGGCGGCGGACAATCCGGCGTGAGAAATGACCAGGAAGAGCAGCGTACGGGCTATCAGCCCCGTTTCAAACGGAATGAGGGCAGCTACAACAAGGAATACGGCACCTACAACCCCGCTGTTCCCGAGCTTTTAAACGGGGGTGAGTGCGGTGATGCCGAAGGCATTTTGGACATACATGCGGAGGGCTACGGCTTTCTGCGTTCAGACAACTATCTGCCCGGTTCGCGGGATGTGTACGTATCCATCGCCCAGATTCGGAGATTCTCTCTGCGGACCGGCGATTGGGTGAAGGGCAAGACCCGGCCTGTCAAGGAAGGCGAACGGTTCCTTGCCATGCTTTACATCACGGAGATCAATGGCGAGCCGCCGGAAGCGGCTAACCGCCGCATCCATTTTGAAGACTTGACGCCAGTCTATCCCGACGAGCGGTACACGCTGGAGAACGATAACAGCTCAAAGGATCTGGCCATTCGGCTCATCGATATTATCGCACCCATCGGCAAAGGGCAGCGCGGCCTCATTGTGGCGCCGCCCAAAGCGGGAAAAACGACGCTCCTCAAGAAGATTGCCAACTCCATATCGAAAAACTATCCCGACAGCCACCTCATCGTACTGCTCATAGACGAGCGGCCGGAGGAGGTCACCGATATGCAGCGTTCCATTGAGGGCGAGGTCATCTACTCCACCTTTGACGAGCTCCCGGAACACCACACCCGGGTAGCGGAGATGGTGCTGGAACGGGCCCAGCGCCTGGTGGAGCATAAAAAGGACGTGGTGGTGCTGCTGGACAGCATCACGCGCCTGGCGCGGGCCTACAACCTGACGGTGCCCATGTCCGGCAGAACCCTTTCCGGCGGCCTTGATCCGGCGGCCCTTCACAAGCCCAAGCGCTTTTTTGGCGCGGCCCGAAACATCGAGGGCGGCGGCAGCCTGACCATCATCGCCACGGCCCTTGTGGAGACGGGCAGCCGCATGGACGAGATCATCTTTGAGGAATTCAAGGGCACGGGCAACATGGAGATCCACCTCGACCGGAAGCTCTCGGAAAAGCGGGTGTTCCCCGCCATCGATCTCAACAAGTCGGGCACCCGGCGGGAGGAGCTTTTGCTCAGCCAAAAACAGCTGGAAGGCGTCTTCACCATGCGAAGACTGCTGTCCGGAAACAACTCCCAGGAATCCATGGAACAGCTCATCTCCATGCTGGCCAAAACGGGGAACAACGACGAATTTTTCGACCGCCTTCAGGGCTGGTTAAATATTTGGGAAAAGCAAGGATATTCTGCCGGAAGATAG
- a CDS encoding DUF1934 domain-containing protein, with amino-acid sequence MKKDVMVSIVGSQVGGGEEQPIHLITTGKYYVKDGAHYLEYEENELGGMEGSVTVLCIEPEAQRVSMHRQGDVQAVFVFEEKKRYVSSYQTPFGNILMGVFPVHVAVHFDEEGGTVELKYQMDIESKFASMNQLTVSFQNQMHSIYAGC; translated from the coding sequence ATGAAAAAGGACGTTATGGTTTCCATTGTGGGCAGCCAAGTGGGCGGTGGCGAGGAGCAGCCCATTCACCTCATCACCACGGGAAAATACTATGTCAAGGACGGCGCTCACTATCTGGAATATGAAGAAAATGAGCTTGGCGGCATGGAAGGTTCGGTGACGGTGCTCTGCATCGAACCGGAAGCCCAGCGGGTAAGCATGCACCGGCAGGGGGACGTGCAGGCGGTTTTCGTATTTGAGGAGAAGAAACGCTATGTAAGCTCCTATCAAACACCCTTTGGCAACATTCTGATGGGTGTATTTCCCGTCCATGTTGCGGTACATTTTGACGAGGAAGGCGGCACGGTGGAGCTCAAGTATCAGATGGATATTGAGTCAAAATTCGCCAGTATGAACCAGCTTACCGTCAGCTTTCAAAATCAGATGCACAGTATTTATGCCGGATGTTGA
- a CDS encoding Veg family protein: MESQSLIYIQKELKDRVGRDVWLRTKRERRNHSLKQGVIEGTYPSLFTVRAAEGCMSFTYTDVLTQAVELFWDEQPVSQMLS, from the coding sequence ATGGAAAGTCAAAGCCTTATCTATATTCAAAAGGAATTGAAGGATCGGGTGGGCCGGGACGTATGGCTCCGTACGAAACGGGAAAGGCGAAATCACAGCCTCAAGCAAGGCGTGATCGAGGGGACCTACCCCAGTTTGTTCACCGTTCGGGCGGCGGAAGGCTGCATGAGCTTCACGTATACGGATGTACTAACCCAGGCGGTGGAGCTGTTCTGGGACGAACAACCCGTCTCTCAAATGCTCTCCTGA
- a CDS encoding TIGR00266 family protein → MRYEISGESLPAVTCWLNSGESMITERGSMSWMSPNMVMETTTSGGLGRALGRMFAGEALFQNRYTANGDGMITFASSFPGSIMPFEITPGEGLIVQKSGFLASEAGVELSIHFQRKLGSGFFGGEGFILQRLSGNGTAFVEIDGSLMEYDLQSGQTIVVSSGHLAAMSESCSMDVQTVKGAKNIIFGGEGLFNTVITGPGRVILQTMPISSVAGALAPFFHNNNG, encoded by the coding sequence ATGCGGTACGAAATTTCTGGCGAATCCCTGCCCGCGGTCACCTGTTGGCTGAATTCGGGAGAGAGCATGATCACCGAGCGGGGCTCCATGAGCTGGATGTCCCCCAACATGGTCATGGAGACCACCACCAGCGGTGGTCTGGGCCGGGCTCTTGGACGGATGTTCGCGGGAGAAGCTCTGTTTCAAAACCGGTATACCGCGAACGGCGACGGCATGATCACCTTTGCGTCCAGCTTTCCGGGAAGCATCATGCCCTTTGAGATCACCCCCGGCGAAGGACTCATCGTGCAGAAGTCCGGGTTTCTCGCTTCGGAAGCCGGTGTCGAACTCTCCATCCATTTTCAGCGCAAGCTGGGCAGCGGCTTTTTCGGCGGCGAAGGTTTCATCCTGCAGCGCCTCTCCGGAAATGGAACCGCTTTTGTAGAAATTGACGGCTCCCTCATGGAATACGATCTCCAGTCCGGCCAAACCATCGTGGTGAGCAGCGGGCATCTGGCCGCCATGAGCGAAAGCTGTTCCATGGATGTGCAGACCGTGAAGGGCGCCAAAAACATCATTTTCGGCGGTGAAGGCCTGTTCAATACCGTTATCACCGGGCCGGGCCGGGTCATTCTGCAGACCATGCCCATCAGTTCGGTGGCCGGCGCGCTGGCCCCCTTCTTCCACAACAACAACGGTTAA
- the spo0A gene encoding sporulation transcription factor Spo0A, with translation MEKVKVVVVDDNREIRGIIKQYLDSQNDVEVVGVAGDGMQALELLNQVEADVMVLDIIMPELDGFGVLERMSSCTGKRPDVIMLTALGQEDLVRKAINLGAKYYMVKPLDLGVLTQRVVELGRMKNQTVLSVPPIAAAAPQPARSLEEKITSIFLTIGIPAHIKGYHYLRYAVKLAVENNDIISRITKELYPSIAKHFDTTPSKVERAIRHAIEVAWNRGKIENINQLFGFHVYTKSDKPTNGEFIALVADKLIMEKSA, from the coding sequence GTGGAAAAAGTCAAAGTAGTGGTCGTGGACGACAACAGGGAGATCCGGGGGATCATCAAGCAGTATCTGGACAGCCAAAACGACGTGGAAGTCGTGGGCGTGGCCGGAGACGGAATGCAGGCGCTGGAACTTCTCAACCAGGTGGAAGCCGACGTGATGGTGCTGGACATCATCATGCCGGAGCTGGACGGTTTTGGGGTGCTTGAGCGGATGTCTTCGTGCACCGGCAAGCGTCCGGACGTGATCATGCTCACCGCGCTGGGTCAGGAGGACCTGGTACGCAAGGCGATCAACCTTGGCGCCAAATATTACATGGTTAAGCCCCTGGATCTCGGCGTATTGACTCAGCGAGTGGTGGAGCTTGGGCGCATGAAAAATCAGACGGTGCTGTCCGTGCCGCCGATTGCAGCGGCCGCGCCTCAGCCGGCCAGGTCCCTGGAGGAGAAGATCACCTCCATTTTTCTCACGATTGGTATTCCGGCTCATATCAAGGGATACCATTACCTGCGCTACGCGGTGAAGCTGGCGGTGGAAAACAACGATATTATCAGCCGCATCACCAAGGAGCTTTATCCGTCCATCGCAAAACACTTTGATACGACCCCTTCCAAGGTGGAGCGCGCTATCCGCCACGCTATCGAGGTGGCATGGAACCGAGGCAAAATTGAGAACATCAACCAGCTGTTCGGTTTCCATGTCTACACGAAAAGCGACAAACCCACCAACGGTGAGTTTATTGCTTTGGTGGCGGACAAGCTCATCATGGAAAAATCGGCTTAA